In Akkermansiaceae bacterium, the following are encoded in one genomic region:
- a CDS encoding ComEC/Rec2 family competence protein, translating to MLLGVVAGVWVADHHGTTAWLLGAVCGGIASLVFRKKAVTFIVLGTLLGHGIHGLQIDLQRSWVNAARSGALANRVQLTGTIIDTGSSQDGPYLVQVHRMDGESDTPPPLQVKGARVILTPAIKNKRPLKYGDMIQCSGILREVGPMRNPYGFDRAQWFHRQGADLTITPSSAVVVQGVSWFRRPVRTTADWRVHLRQKMTSGLAPDSREAQLIRAVVLGERPPQPSGMIDDFRNSGTLHVFAVSGLHVGMVGTIIGSLLWLLRVPRWVLITGIILSMTLYAGITGLRPPAVRAVIMASVFLAGFLIRRRPSLINSLAASAVVVLLWDGHQLFTPGFQLSYGVLLTLALASAFWMRVLRPMAEIDPFMPRLLLTPWQERILNWRKWLRNSLSVSLAAWMGSAPLMWVHFGIITPIAIIAGIPLMLLVFVILALAMLSIAAGSVWAPAGETVNQVNALMAKATYSIAGTFADTPGGHWHRQPSRPEKGRVIVFDIPYGGGANLIDIGGGILLDCGRSDHFYRHVLPTLSALRSNPDSLIVSHADSKHSGGMPHCLDLFHPKQALIPRTDQLSKSYRHFLTRAEASGCRLVIPHSGQFLPIKPDVDLEILHAPVELEGKGRADDTGLVIRLHWYGWKILFTGDAGFITETRLLESGQDLSADVIITGRNRDDFTGREDFYRAVGPKAVISSNCDFPAEEIIPQSWFEMTRKLRITPLDQQQTGAVTLTIDHGKLVLTPTLTPDEPVIITR from the coding sequence ATGTTGCTAGGGGTTGTCGCGGGTGTCTGGGTGGCGGATCACCACGGCACCACCGCATGGCTTTTGGGAGCAGTATGCGGCGGCATTGCCTCCCTTGTTTTCAGGAAAAAGGCCGTTACCTTCATCGTTCTCGGGACCCTGTTAGGGCACGGAATCCACGGGCTGCAGATTGATCTTCAAAGGTCATGGGTGAATGCTGCACGGTCAGGCGCACTCGCCAACCGGGTTCAACTAACAGGAACCATTATCGACACCGGCTCATCGCAAGACGGCCCTTACCTCGTTCAGGTTCACCGGATGGATGGCGAATCCGATACGCCCCCACCACTCCAGGTGAAAGGTGCCCGCGTGATCCTGACACCAGCCATCAAAAATAAACGCCCCCTCAAGTATGGCGACATGATCCAGTGCTCCGGAATACTCAGGGAGGTAGGCCCGATGCGCAACCCGTATGGCTTTGATCGAGCCCAGTGGTTTCACCGTCAGGGGGCGGATCTCACGATCACCCCCAGCTCCGCCGTCGTCGTGCAGGGGGTAAGCTGGTTTCGTCGTCCCGTCAGGACCACCGCCGACTGGAGGGTTCATTTACGTCAAAAAATGACCTCAGGACTTGCCCCTGACTCACGAGAAGCCCAGCTGATCAGAGCCGTCGTGTTAGGTGAGCGCCCGCCCCAACCATCGGGCATGATCGATGACTTCAGGAACAGTGGAACCCTGCATGTCTTTGCCGTCAGTGGTTTGCACGTCGGTATGGTGGGCACCATCATCGGCAGCCTGCTCTGGCTCCTCCGCGTGCCACGCTGGGTGTTGATCACCGGCATTATTCTCAGTATGACACTTTATGCTGGTATCACGGGCCTCCGGCCACCCGCCGTCCGCGCGGTCATTATGGCCTCTGTTTTCCTGGCAGGATTCCTGATCCGGCGACGGCCTTCGTTAATCAACAGCCTGGCCGCCAGCGCGGTCGTCGTTTTACTCTGGGACGGACACCAACTTTTCACACCGGGGTTCCAGCTTTCCTATGGCGTGCTGCTGACGCTTGCCCTGGCATCCGCGTTCTGGATGCGCGTGCTCAGGCCGATGGCCGAAATCGATCCCTTCATGCCGCGCCTGCTGCTCACCCCATGGCAGGAGCGGATTCTCAACTGGAGGAAATGGCTTCGGAACTCACTCTCCGTATCACTGGCCGCATGGATGGGCTCGGCTCCATTGATGTGGGTCCATTTCGGCATCATCACCCCCATCGCCATCATCGCCGGCATCCCGCTGATGTTGTTGGTTTTCGTGATCCTGGCCCTCGCCATGCTCAGCATCGCAGCAGGATCAGTCTGGGCACCCGCAGGCGAAACCGTAAACCAGGTAAACGCCCTCATGGCCAAAGCCACCTACAGCATCGCGGGAACATTCGCCGACACGCCAGGTGGGCATTGGCACCGCCAACCATCACGTCCGGAAAAAGGACGCGTTATCGTGTTTGATATACCCTATGGTGGCGGCGCAAACCTGATCGATATCGGCGGCGGCATTCTATTGGATTGCGGACGGTCAGATCATTTTTACCGTCATGTCCTCCCCACCCTGAGTGCCTTGAGGTCAAACCCGGATTCCCTCATTGTTAGCCACGCCGATTCGAAACACAGCGGCGGCATGCCACATTGCCTGGATCTCTTTCATCCCAAACAGGCGCTCATCCCACGCACCGACCAGCTCAGCAAAAGCTACCGCCATTTCCTGACCCGGGCAGAAGCCTCTGGCTGTCGACTCGTCATCCCGCACAGCGGGCAGTTTTTACCTATCAAACCGGATGTTGACCTGGAAATACTGCACGCTCCTGTCGAGCTGGAAGGCAAAGGCCGGGCAGACGATACCGGACTCGTTATCAGGCTGCATTGGTACGGCTGGAAAATCCTATTCACAGGTGACGCCGGGTTTATCACAGAAACCCGACTCCTTGAGTCCGGGCAGGATCTCAGTGCCGATGTTATCATCACCGGTAGAAACCGGGACGACTTCACGGGGCGGGAGGACTTCTACCGGGCTGTAGGCCCCAAGGCCGTTATCTCAAGCAACTGCGACTTCCCCGCCGAAGAAATCATTCCGCAGAGCTGGTTTGAGATGACCCGCAAGCTCAGGATCACCCCCCTCGATCAACAGCAGACCGGTGCCGTCACTCTGACAATCGACCATGGCAAGCTCGTGCTCACACCGACACTCACCCCTGACGAACCCGTCATCATCACACGCTGA
- a CDS encoding ABC transporter permease, with amino-acid sequence MPLFVGQTTKKQAIFCPPNNPLPRAIVRKNFSLLLALRYLNPLRTHVSVITLISLAGVAIGVMVLVVVLSVFGGFEQLVKDRVLSYTPHINVERVAPWPDPGEAPDYNAEEEWRSVEKSMASLDGVESAYALVNDWVLLDRSGAVAPASMQAIDTTNESQLQSLQKLIKPGDGSADMGLGELAVISSLTAERFGITVGEIIQIHTNRNLKQIQPVLERIGEPPFHETNADILTQIKADMQSCATAHGAKETVPISELQNLYYNQLKPLMDYNIRNAEKEIIEDVLIHLEQGERSTPAPDNSGVYTFDAGHMAKAIEKLDALQHTDSKESDIQDIKHMKTVVLPKDLTVIGIYQATRHAASPDVFVPLPVGQDLTGLGAGVRGIALRLNDPYKAAEVLNKSILPNIPDDGAWDARTWMQDHQQQFSLIKTQRHLLSISLSFIMLVSAFSIMAVMFTVTIQKKREIGVMKALGATPFQLVRVFLYQGVIIGLIGGLIGLGLGYLAIIKRQAILDMFASWGFDPFPAEFNGFEELPAIINPTEFLVVFLAAFAMCVVATLVPAFAASRSDAAKSLRNM; translated from the coding sequence TTGCCACTATTCGTTGGACAAACTACCAAGAAACAAGCAATTTTCTGCCCGCCCAACAACCCACTCCCACGAGCCATCGTCAGAAAAAACTTCAGCCTCCTGCTCGCCCTGCGGTATTTAAACCCGCTGCGCACCCACGTCTCCGTCATCACCCTCATCTCGCTGGCAGGTGTCGCCATCGGTGTGATGGTTCTTGTGGTCGTGCTTTCCGTCTTCGGGGGGTTCGAGCAACTCGTCAAAGACCGCGTCCTCAGCTACACCCCACATATCAACGTCGAGCGGGTCGCACCATGGCCGGATCCCGGTGAAGCCCCGGACTACAACGCCGAGGAGGAATGGCGGTCTGTGGAAAAATCCATGGCATCCCTCGATGGCGTGGAAAGCGCCTACGCCCTGGTCAACGACTGGGTTCTTCTCGACCGGTCCGGTGCAGTGGCTCCAGCGTCGATGCAGGCGATCGATACCACCAACGAGTCGCAGCTCCAATCCCTCCAGAAACTCATCAAGCCCGGAGACGGCAGTGCGGATATGGGTCTCGGTGAACTGGCCGTCATTTCATCCCTCACTGCGGAACGTTTCGGGATTACCGTCGGCGAAATCATCCAGATCCACACCAACCGTAACCTCAAACAAATCCAACCCGTGCTCGAACGTATCGGCGAGCCTCCCTTCCATGAAACCAACGCTGATATCCTGACCCAGATCAAGGCCGACATGCAAAGCTGCGCCACGGCCCATGGAGCCAAGGAAACCGTCCCTATTTCCGAACTCCAAAACCTCTATTACAACCAGCTCAAACCGCTGATGGACTACAATATCCGCAATGCGGAAAAAGAGATCATCGAGGATGTGCTGATCCATCTCGAACAAGGGGAGCGCAGCACTCCGGCTCCCGACAACAGCGGGGTTTACACCTTCGACGCCGGCCACATGGCAAAAGCAATAGAGAAGCTGGATGCACTGCAACACACCGACAGCAAGGAAAGCGACATTCAGGATATCAAACACATGAAGACGGTTGTGCTCCCCAAGGACCTCACCGTGATTGGCATCTACCAAGCGACCCGCCACGCCGCCAGCCCGGATGTTTTTGTCCCTCTTCCCGTCGGCCAGGATCTCACCGGCCTGGGTGCGGGAGTCCGGGGCATCGCTCTCCGCCTCAACGATCCTTACAAGGCTGCCGAGGTATTAAATAAATCCATCCTCCCTAACATTCCGGACGATGGAGCCTGGGACGCCCGCACCTGGATGCAGGATCACCAGCAGCAGTTTTCGCTGATCAAGACCCAACGCCATTTGCTATCCATCTCGCTATCCTTCATTATGCTGGTATCCGCCTTTTCGATCATGGCGGTCATGTTTACAGTCACCATCCAGAAGAAACGGGAAATCGGCGTTATGAAGGCACTCGGCGCCACCCCGTTCCAGCTGGTGAGGGTGTTCCTCTACCAAGGGGTCATCATCGGATTGATAGGTGGCCTAATTGGCCTGGGTCTCGGCTATCTGGCTATTATCAAAAGACAAGCCATCCTGGATATGTTCGCCTCATGGGGCTTCGACCCCTTTCCCGCCGAATTCAATGGCTTCGAGGAACTCCCCGCCATCATCAACCCAACGGAGTTTCTGGTGGTCTTTCTGGCAGCCTTTGCCATGTGCGTTGTGGCCACCCTCGTTCCCGCCTTCGCAGCATCCCGCAGCGATGCGGCGAAATCCCTGCGAAATATGTGA
- a CDS encoding metallophosphoesterase family protein, translating to MILRFITRGLSILLLAYLAPDTAQAKFSRAPYVQLATENSIFIVWRTQTPADPVIRYGSSREQLDHVCPRDQIVTRRTEKDRNGLTSPPLHSAPDGTYQFEAKVTGLSPDTRYYYAVYDGDTRLTPDDGTYSFRTHPVRGAKRDIYFWAVGDSGRGNQMQRDVHKAMLDFNKKHKLTLDMYLHVGDMAYGSGKDPEFQANFFQIYEPTLRNTVCWPAMGNHEGFSSQGKTGVGPYYDAYITPTQAEAGGVPSGKEAYYSFDYGRTHFIVLNSHDLDRAPTATMAQWLREDLAKTPPEKTDWLIAYWHHPPYTKGSHDSDKENQLIEMRQHIMPILESSGVDLVLTGHSHIYERSMLIDGAYDTPTTAENHVLDDGDGDTKGDGAYQKSPGLKPNQGTVQVVTGHGGTGLHRLGYSPVMKRSILQNGSTLVHISGNTLSATMLNYRGEVVDSFQIEKKQAVTPTRIANPWQPGKPVEGDYLIPKKADWRYLAGRFPANNWMAPQFDDSSWKLGKAGFGYGDADDTTVLDMRNKYSSVYIRRNFDLKDPRDANKLWLGISYDDAFILYINGKEAIRNGVKMGRGKNARNIAQHEAERTFDMFDLSPYANLINVGNNTIAIEGHNHAKTSSDFTLHPTLILQKK from the coding sequence ATGATCTTACGATTCATCACCAGAGGACTCTCCATCCTCCTGCTTGCATACCTGGCACCCGACACCGCCCAGGCGAAGTTCTCGCGCGCGCCCTACGTCCAGCTTGCAACGGAAAACTCGATCTTCATCGTCTGGCGCACCCAGACACCGGCGGATCCAGTCATCCGCTACGGCAGCTCCCGGGAACAACTCGATCACGTTTGTCCCAGGGACCAAATTGTCACCCGCAGGACGGAGAAGGACCGCAATGGCCTCACCAGCCCGCCTCTCCATAGCGCTCCCGACGGCACTTACCAGTTTGAGGCCAAAGTCACCGGTCTCTCACCAGACACCCGTTACTATTACGCCGTTTATGATGGCGATACCCGCCTCACCCCCGACGATGGCACCTACAGCTTCCGCACCCATCCGGTGCGTGGCGCCAAGCGTGACATCTACTTCTGGGCGGTCGGCGATTCTGGTCGTGGCAACCAAATGCAACGCGATGTCCACAAGGCGATGCTCGACTTCAATAAAAAGCACAAGCTCACTCTCGATATGTACCTCCACGTCGGTGACATGGCCTACGGCAGCGGCAAAGACCCCGAGTTCCAGGCGAACTTTTTTCAGATCTACGAGCCCACCCTCCGCAACACCGTCTGTTGGCCCGCCATGGGGAACCACGAGGGGTTTTCGTCCCAGGGGAAAACCGGCGTCGGCCCCTACTACGATGCCTACATCACCCCCACCCAGGCCGAGGCAGGGGGCGTCCCGTCCGGAAAAGAAGCGTACTACTCGTTCGACTACGGTCGCACCCACTTCATCGTGCTTAATTCACATGACCTCGACCGCGCACCGACCGCGACCATGGCCCAGTGGCTCCGTGAGGATCTCGCTAAAACCCCGCCTGAGAAAACCGACTGGTTGATCGCCTACTGGCACCACCCTCCCTACACCAAAGGCAGCCATGACAGTGACAAGGAAAATCAGCTCATCGAAATGCGCCAGCACATCATGCCCATCCTCGAGTCATCGGGCGTCGATCTCGTCCTAACAGGCCACTCACACATCTACGAGCGCTCCATGCTCATCGATGGCGCCTACGACACCCCCACAACGGCAGAAAACCACGTACTCGACGATGGTGACGGAGACACCAAAGGCGACGGGGCTTACCAAAAAAGCCCGGGCCTGAAACCTAACCAGGGTACCGTCCAGGTCGTCACCGGCCACGGTGGCACCGGCCTCCACAGGCTCGGATATTCACCCGTCATGAAACGGAGCATCCTGCAAAATGGATCCACTCTCGTCCACATCAGCGGCAACACCCTCAGCGCCACCATGCTCAACTACCGTGGCGAGGTTGTTGATTCCTTTCAAATCGAGAAAAAACAAGCCGTCACCCCCACCCGCATCGCCAATCCATGGCAACCCGGCAAACCCGTCGAAGGTGATTATCTCATCCCCAAAAAAGCAGATTGGCGCTACCTGGCCGGCAGATTCCCCGCCAATAACTGGATGGCTCCGCAGTTTGACGACTCCTCCTGGAAACTCGGCAAAGCCGGATTCGGATACGGTGACGCGGACGACACCACCGTGCTCGACATGCGGAACAAATACAGCAGCGTCTATATCCGCCGCAACTTTGACCTCAAAGACCCCAGGGACGCCAACAAGCTCTGGTTGGGTATCAGCTACGACGATGCCTTCATCCTCTACATCAACGGCAAAGAAGCCATCCGCAACGGTGTCAAGATGGGCCGCGGGAAAAACGCCAGAAACATCGCCCAACACGAAGCCGAACGAACCTTCGATATGTTTGATCTCAGCCCATACGCAAATCTGATCAATGTCGGTAACAACACCATCGCCATCGAAGGCCACAATCACGCCAAGACAAGCTCCGACTTCACCCTCCACCCCACCCTCATCCTCCAAAAAAAATAG